AACGTTGCGACGAGTTCATGTATTTTCCAACTGAACAGATGTAGCAATATAGTTTTAATGCGTACTCTCAGCCGTTTGGCATTACCGTGTAAAAAACCGTAATCGCGCACCCGCTGTAACCCTTTCGGCAACACATGCTGCAAGATAAGCCAGAGGAATTGCAATGTCGGTAAGGCTCTGGTTTTAGTTGCTTGAGTTTGTCCGTCTTTATATCTGAAGGTAACGGTATTATTGGATGTGTCAGTGTTCGCTAGCGATAAATCAGCGTGCTGATTGATTGTATCAATCATTCTCGCTCGTCATGATGAATGCGCAGTAAACCAATGAAGGTACTCATTTTAAACTCCAATCTAGCGCTAACTTGTCAGCGAGTTGATTGATGGCAACGGCCGCATCCTTTTGTTTGAGTTGGGTTAATTGAGTGTATCTCGCTGTAGTGTTTAGCGAGGCATGACCGAGTAAGACTTGCAGTGAGCGTAAATCTAGTCCGCCTTCGAGTAAGTGAGTAGCAAAGCAATGACGTAGCGAATGCGGGCTAACGAGTTTGTTGATATGACAATCACGCAGAACTTGCTTGATGGCTTTTTGAATGCCGCCTTTATCCATCGGCGAGTTCATACCATTACCCAAGCCAGGGAAAATCAGTCGCGCATGATGATGCGTTTGCCAATGACTGCGCAGTGCGAGTAAAGTTCGTTTAGGTAATGGCACCAACCTGTCTTTGCCACCTTTAGCTTCACGGATATGGACTTGCATAGTCTGGCTATCAATATCATGAACGGTAAGGTTTAAGCCCTCACTTAATCGCAATCCAATGCTGTAAAGCGTGAGAAAGAATACTTGGTAGCGCTGCTTCCTAGTCCCATTGCTTATCAAGCGTGTAGCGGTAGAAAAACTGTAAACCGTTACGGTCTAATTTAACGGTACTCCAAGAAGTGGGCCTGGCAGGCTATTGAAATAAACTTTTAAATCAGCAGTAGTTAATGTGTCTGGGGACTTATCAAAATAAGCCGAAATGCGTCGAACCGCACGAGAATAGCCATCAATGGTTGCTGGCCGTTTACCTTGTAGCCTTAAATTGGTAAGGTGTTGTTCATAAAGATAATTAAATCGTTGCTGTTATTAGTATGAACGCAGGCTTGTTTACTCTGCCGCGCAGCGGCTTCGTTCAACAAGGTGCTCAAACTTATCTCCAACACATGGCATTTTTGTTTTGCAAAGTGTAGAAATGTGTTGGAGCCAGCTTAGCGCTGCGTTATGCGAATTTAAGGAATAGATTTGATAAATAGATATTCATGCAAAGGTTTTATATTTGATGTAGATGCAACACTTGTAAACACCACTCTTGTTATAAACAATATTTGGAAAAAGTGGGCCGGGCAAAACGGAATCGATTTTTCAATTGTATATCCACACGTGCACGGTAGAAAAATTAGTGAAACACTCGAGTTAGTTGGTTCGCAATACGCAAATGCTGATGAAGAAAATGTAGTAAAAAAAATTGCAATCGAAGCTATGGAATCAGCTACTGAAATTGATGGAGCATTAAGTTTCGTAGAAAATATACCTAAGTGCTCGTGGGCAATAGCAACGAGTGGACCAAGAAAAGTTGCTGAGACAAGTTTACTTGCATCTGGTTTTAAATTACCTATGAATATGGTGTGTGCCGAAGATGTAATTTTTGGTAAACCACACCCAGAACCATTTGCACTTGCTGCTAAGAATTTAGGTTTAAAAGCGGTGAGTTGTGTTGCTTTTGAAGATTCGCCTGCTGGAGTAAAATCAGCTAAAGAAGCTGGGTGCTTTACCGTCGCTATCTTAACTAGCCATAAAGAATCTGAATTAGTTTTAGCTGATTTAATCGTTGACGGCTTTTCAGATCTAGCAATTGAAAACAAAAATGGTTCGTATGAACTATGCTGGTAAAACATAGGGTGCAATTTAACTTGATTTAAAACAGTAGGTTAGGCTTGTCTTCTTCCCGTTTTTCTGAGCGTGATTGTAAACTCACTAGAATGTGCAAAGGACGCAGACCTATTAGCAAAGCGTTAGAAAGCAGGGTGTATATGGATAGGGTAATCACATTAATTGAAAAAGATGAATTGAGGGTTAAAGCTCTTGATTGTGTTCAGCAACTTGATTTACCTTATTGTTATCTAGCGGCTGGTTTTGTCCGAAATTTGGTGTGGGACCACTTGCACCAAAAATCAACATCAACGCCTTTGAATGACGCTGACGTTATCTATTTCGATGAAACTGAATCTAACTCTGAAAACTACAAATTCATAGAATCTCAGCTTTCTGTGCTGATGCCAGAGTTAAACTGGGAAGTGCGTAATCAAGCTATTATGCATAAACGACATGGCGATAAACCGTATTTAAGTATCATTGACGCGATGAGTTATTGGCCAGAAAAGGAAACAGCTGTTGCTATACGAAAGTTAGATAATGGTTACTATGAATGTATTTCTACTTTTGGTTTCGAATCGTTGTTTAATCTACACGTTACGCGTAATCCTAAGCGTTCTTTGGAAACCTTCAGTGAACGTGTGACGTCAAAAGGTTGGTTGGCTCATTGGTCTAATTTGAGAACTGTTTTATGCGATTAGACTGTGGTTCGTATTATATAACAAGTAAAAAGGAGACCAATACGTGAAAAAAACGCTAATTGTTTCGTTTTCAGCACTCATATTTTTACTCACTTTTATATATGTAATTACGCCGAGCTCAACACTATTTCGATACATGATTAGTTCTGAACGGAGTGTTGCTGGTCTTGAACTAGAACGCATAAAAGTTGATGAGTTAGAAATTGAATATCTTCGTGGTGGAAGTGGTCCCCCATTAGTTTTGCTCCATGGCTTTGGCGCTGACAAGGATAACTGGAATAGAATCTCTGGATATCTTGTCGAACACTTTGATGTTATTGCGATTGACCTGCCGGGTTTTGGGAATAGTACAAGAGATATTGAACTAGATTATGACGTGTTCTCACAAGTCGCACGGTTGAAACAGATAACTGATGCTCTTAATCTCGTTGAATTTAATCTAGCTGGCAGCTCTATGGGCGGATATATTGCGGGAAATTTTGCAGCTCAATACCCTCGTAAAGTTAAAAAATTATGGCTTATTAGCCCATTTGGTGTTGCGAGTTCAGAAACAAGTGAAATGTTTACAGCCACCCAAAAAGGTCTAAACCCCGTTGTTTTACCACGAACAGAGACAGAGTTTTTGGAATTGTTCGATTTTTTGTTTGTTAACCCTCCCTTTATTCCCTCTGTTGTTATACAACATCTAGCATTAAAATCTGAAGAAAGGGTCAAAATTAACACGAAAATTTTTGACCAAATACATAGAATGAATCAGGGGAAACCACAACCAGACTCTCCACTTGATCGTGTTTTAAAAAACTACAATGGTTCTGTCTTAATATCATGGGGCGAAAAAGACCGAGTGTTACATGTCTCAGGAGCAGCGGTTTTAAAGCAAATTATACCTAATGCAAAAATTGAAATAATACAAAATGTTGGTCATTTGCCAATGGTGGAAACCCCTTTAGCAATCGCAGAATCGTTTCTATCGTTTGCTGCAGCGCCTTAAACCGCATAACAAATTATCCGCAACGCGTGGCATCTTACTATGCGTTGTTGCATTTATAAAATGGGAACAACAGCCCCAATTCAAATTGGTAAACATAGCGTATCAATTATGTGTCCGTTTACTTACTTATGGGGTACTGTGATACTACCTGGTGACTTAGATATTGATGTGAAATCGGGAACAACTTATCAAATCACTGGAAAGCCTTGGAAGTTATGGTATGCAAATGTTCCGTCTCCTGAATTAATGAATGAATATGTAGATGAGGCAATTGCAGATTCAAAAAAAGGTAATATAGCATTTGCGGTAAGGTGTAATAATACAAATAAAGTTGTAGGGACAAGTCGATTTTATAACGTTGATGTTAAAAATAAGCGAGCGATGTTGGGTTATACATGGTACTCATCATCAGTGAGGCGCTCACCAGTTAATACAGAGTGTAAATTGCTTTTATTATTGCATGTGTTTGAAAAACACTCTGCAATAGCTGTTGAATTTAGAACTCACTTCTTTAACCAAAATTCTAGAAAAGCGATAGAAAGGTTAGGAGCCAAACAAGACGGTATTATCCGAAACCATCAAATTTTAAAGGATGGTTCTATTAGAGATACTGTTGTTTACTCGATTATTAATTCTGAGTGGCCAGCGGTAAAAAACAATTTGCAGAGTAAGTTTTGCTAACAAGCGCTTAGGCGTTTTCGGAGAGTTGTGCGCAAGGCTATATATTTTGATCTCGATAATACTCTTGTACATAGAAATAAGAGTATTTCAGCTTACTCGGAAATGTTTAGCGAGCGATACGCTGATTCATTAATTTCTGTCAATTCAGAAGATATCGCAATGGTCATATTCTCACAGGACAATGGTGGTTACCTCAGTGAAACATCACCTTACAGCACCATCAAAGATGCTGTGTCAAATGAGCTTCACAAAAGGTTTATCCACAGTAAACAGGTTGCTGTCGAAGATATTCTGGAACATTGGATACAGAACTTTCCTCAATGCGCGCAGCCGATGAGTGGTGCAAACGACCTTCTGGTTCAGCTATCTGAGCAAGGGTTCCATATTGGAATCATTTCTAATGGTGCAGATAAAACCAGAATAGCAACTGCCGAAACCTTAGGGGCTTTTGAATATATTAAGCAGCTAGTGAGTTCTGAGGCTGCCGGTATGCGAAAACCTGATAGTGGCATATTTACAAAGTCAGCTAATGAATTCGGGTTTACCGCAGATCAATGCTGGTATATTGGAGACCATCCTGTAAATGATATAGAGGGAGCCAGAAAGGCTGGAATGCAAGCTATATGGCTGCGAGGATTCCATGATTGGCCAGAAGACATTGATAAGCCAAGCCATTCTATAGCCTGCTTGTCGGAAGTGTCGAGTGTGTTGGTATCAAAATCTAACAATCAAAGGTAAAGCGACGCGTTTGCTTGGGCGTTGGTATCTTACGGGAATACTGAACATCAAGAAATGTTCGAATCTTTGTTTAATGGATACGCGCCAGGGCTATCTGTTGAATTAGAGCCTACAGTTATAAGTCAGTTGTTTATCTTGTCCTATTTTCACGGATTTATTAGCTTTGTAGGCAGCAAGCCAGCTGCTTTTGCTGTGTGTTTCGAATCTTACTCTACTTATCGAGCCCAGAAAGTGATGAATATCCATGACCTTCTGGTCTCTGAACACTATAGAGGCCAAGGTTTGGGAAAGGTTTGTATCATTGGCAGAAGTACCTCAATTAGCACGCTGTTCATACCTTAACGTGGCGTTATGCATCTAAGGATACATATGAAATCTCGTAATAAAGTTTGGTACGGGTATGTAGTAGGACTACATATCATTATTGCCGTGATACTTGTGAAAAGTGATTTCGTTGAAAAAGTAGGAAGAAGAATTGGGATTTATCAACCCACCGAAATTTCCGATTATTACAATACAACAACTACCTATCATAAGCGCATGGATGGCTCTGTTCCCGAAGGTGCTACGATTTTTATTGGTGATAGCATAACGCAAGGACTAGCGACTGCTGCCATATCAGAGTATTCAGTCAATTATGGAATAGGGTCTGATACTACAATTGGGGTGATTAATCGACTTCCATTTTATAAATCAGTTACCACAGCAAAATCCATAGTGATTGCAATTGGAGTGAACGACCTTAAACGCCGAGATAACAGTAGTATCGTTAAAAATCATCAAACAATATTGAACCTTATACCTAAAGATAAAAAAATAATTTTGAGTGCAGTGCTACCCGTTGATGAAAGAGTCAGTTCAGTCAAAGTCTCTAACAAGAGGATTCTTCAGCTAAATTCAGCGTTAAAAAAGATGTCCACGAACTATGTCAATGTCATTTTTATTAATTCCAGCAGCATGCTTCAAGAACCTAATGGAAATTTGAAAAGTACATTTCATACTGGAGACGGCGTTCATTTAAACACCGACGGTTACAGAGTATGGATAAGTCAGCTTCGAAAAGCGCTAGACAATGCATAACGCCCTGACTTGACTAGAACTCGAATTACTTTTAGCAATGGCAATTTTCAATGACCAGAAAAATGAAAAGGCCAGTTAAATTGGTTATCTATTTATGCACATATGTTTTTTCTGGTTGTTTACCTTGTAGTCTAAAATTGGTAAGGTGTTGTTCATAAAGAAATTTAATCGTTATTATTGGTTGGTAGACCGAGGTGAAAAGGATGTATCTATGGAATTAAAGTATCGTTCAGCAAAGATGAATGACTTGGAAAATCTCGTGTCATTACTTATCGAAGATCCGCTTGGAAGCCAAAGGGAAGACGCATCAATACCATTGAAAAGCTCTTATATTGACGCATTTAAAGCGATAGATGTTGACCCTAATAATGAGCTCATAATAGTCGAGGTTGATGAGCAGCTAGTCGGTATGCTCCAGCTAACTTTTATCCCTTACCTCACTCATATTGGTAGTTGGCGTTGTCTTATCGAAGGAGTTCGAATCCATGAGTCTTTTCGTGGTCGAGGATTCGGTGAGCAAATGTTTGAACATGCCATTAAGCTAGCGAAAACTAAGAATTGTAAGGTTGTTCAACTTACTAGCGATAAACAACGTCCAGATGCTATTAGGTTTTATGAAAAACTTGGTTTTATAGCAACTCACGAAGGGTTCAAACTGGCGGTGTAAGTTGTCTGCTAACAAGCCTCTAGATTAAGATTCAACAAGGCTGTCATGCCATGTTTTGGTTAAATCACCCAATTATATATCACCCCCTTTAAATGAGAGTTGGTAGAAAGTGAGGGAACCAAATTCAGTTAAT
This Moritella sp. 5 DNA region includes the following protein-coding sequences:
- a CDS encoding GNAT family N-acetyltransferase, translated to MELKYRSAKMNDLENLVSLLIEDPLGSQREDASIPLKSSYIDAFKAIDVDPNNELIIVEVDEQLVGMLQLTFIPYLTHIGSWRCLIEGVRIHESFRGRGFGEQMFEHAIKLAKTKNCKVVQLTSDKQRPDAIRFYEKLGFIATHEGFKLAV
- a CDS encoding HAD family hydrolase, with translation MRKAIYFDLDNTLVHRNKSISAYSEMFSERYADSLISVNSEDIAMVIFSQDNGGYLSETSPYSTIKDAVSNELHKRFIHSKQVAVEDILEHWIQNFPQCAQPMSGANDLLVQLSEQGFHIGIISNGADKTRIATAETLGAFEYIKQLVSSEAAGMRKPDSGIFTKSANEFGFTADQCWYIGDHPVNDIEGARKAGMQAIWLRGFHDWPEDIDKPSHSIACLSEVSSVLVSKSNNQR
- a CDS encoding GNAT family N-acetyltransferase codes for the protein MFESLFNGYAPGLSVELEPTVISQLFILSYFHGFISFVGSKPAAFAVCFESYSTYRAQKVMNIHDLLVSEHYRGQGLGKVCIIGRSTSISTLFIP
- a CDS encoding tyrosine-type recombinase/integrase encodes the protein MISNGTRKQRYQVFFLTLYSIGLRLSEGLNLTVHDIDSQTMQVHIREAKGGKDRLVPLPKRTLLALRSHWQTHHHARLIFPGLGNGMNSPMDKGGIQKAIKQVLRDCHINKLVSPHSLRHCFATHLLEGGLDLRSLQVLLGHASLNTTARYTQLTQLKQKDAAVAINQLADKLALDWSLK
- a CDS encoding alpha/beta fold hydrolase; this translates as MKKTLIVSFSALIFLLTFIYVITPSSTLFRYMISSERSVAGLELERIKVDELEIEYLRGGSGPPLVLLHGFGADKDNWNRISGYLVEHFDVIAIDLPGFGNSTRDIELDYDVFSQVARLKQITDALNLVEFNLAGSSMGGYIAGNFAAQYPRKVKKLWLISPFGVASSETSEMFTATQKGLNPVVLPRTETEFLELFDFLFVNPPFIPSVVIQHLALKSEERVKINTKIFDQIHRMNQGKPQPDSPLDRVLKNYNGSVLISWGEKDRVLHVSGAAVLKQIIPNAKIEIIQNVGHLPMVETPLAIAESFLSFAAAP
- a CDS encoding transposase, giving the protein MIDTINQHADLSLANTDTSNNTVTFRYKDGQTQATKTRALPTLQFLWLILQHVLPKGLQRVRDYGFLHGNAKRLRVRIKTILLHLFSWKIHELVATFTAKAIRICPCCQHEMRCVGITRTT
- a CDS encoding HAD-IA family hydrolase: MINRYSCKGFIFDVDATLVNTTLVINNIWKKWAGQNGIDFSIVYPHVHGRKISETLELVGSQYANADEENVVKKIAIEAMESATEIDGALSFVENIPKCSWAIATSGPRKVAETSLLASGFKLPMNMVCAEDVIFGKPHPEPFALAAKNLGLKAVSCVAFEDSPAGVKSAKEAGCFTVAILTSHKESELVLADLIVDGFSDLAIENKNGSYELCW
- a CDS encoding nucleotidyltransferase family protein, whose translation is MDRVITLIEKDELRVKALDCVQQLDLPYCYLAAGFVRNLVWDHLHQKSTSTPLNDADVIYFDETESNSENYKFIESQLSVLMPELNWEVRNQAIMHKRHGDKPYLSIIDAMSYWPEKETAVAIRKLDNGYYECISTFGFESLFNLHVTRNPKRSLETFSERVTSKGWLAHWSNLRTVLCD
- a CDS encoding GNAT family N-acetyltransferase, coding for MGTTAPIQIGKHSVSIMCPFTYLWGTVILPGDLDIDVKSGTTYQITGKPWKLWYANVPSPELMNEYVDEAIADSKKGNIAFAVRCNNTNKVVGTSRFYNVDVKNKRAMLGYTWYSSSVRRSPVNTECKLLLLLHVFEKHSAIAVEFRTHFFNQNSRKAIERLGAKQDGIIRNHQILKDGSIRDTVVYSIINSEWPAVKNNLQSKFC
- a CDS encoding GDSL-type esterase/lipase family protein, which codes for MKSRNKVWYGYVVGLHIIIAVILVKSDFVEKVGRRIGIYQPTEISDYYNTTTTYHKRMDGSVPEGATIFIGDSITQGLATAAISEYSVNYGIGSDTTIGVINRLPFYKSVTTAKSIVIAIGVNDLKRRDNSSIVKNHQTILNLIPKDKKIILSAVLPVDERVSSVKVSNKRILQLNSALKKMSTNYVNVIFINSSSMLQEPNGNLKSTFHTGDGVHLNTDGYRVWISQLRKALDNA